The sequence GAGGGGTGTGTGTCCCTGTTAATTTTATCTGCTCTCCCTGTGCCACTCCGTGTGTGTCATTTCCTGTTTTTAACACCATGCTTTGTCCTGTCTGCTGCATTCAGTGCAGGTGATTTAGGGAGGAACATACTTGAGAGTATCTCATGTACAGCACTGAGCTGCAAATGTCTGCCATGCTCACAAGTACCATTTACCCAAATGATCCAGCATGGAATGCTTGGTACCACATTACTTGGGCTTCACTGCTTTTGCTTTGAAAGCTTTTTCCTCCAGCATCTTTTAGTTCTCAGTGGCTGAAAATCAAACCAGTAGCATGATAATCAATCATAAAAGGAGTAACTGTCTGTTCtgttttgggagcagagcaTTTTTATGTGTCGTATGTAAATGAAAAGTTTTTGTCCTGAGCCCAGTTTTCTCAGCCTGGTCCATACAAAGTGAATTAAATGACCTTGAATTCAGGAGTATAATTTAGTATAATTTCAGGACTAGTTGTGAAAATGCGATGATAGAAATGAATCTATTTCTTTGTCAATAACGTCCTTTTAAGAAACTGTGTAGTGCTGTAAGGCATCTCCCTGTATGATCATTTTTGGGGCTGTTGCTTGGCTTGAATTAGGTTAAGTACCAGGTTACCCTTGAGAAACTTCAGGAGTGGGAAATTCTGTACACCACCTGCATCCTGATTCAGTGCATTTATATATAAACATCACGTTTCTCATTCAGAAACTTTATATAACACAGAAGTGAAGGATGGCTCCCAAAGTTTGATCCAAATCTACTCCCGCCTTCCGGAAATACCTCAGGAAGAAAATGCAGCTGAGTCCTGGGAAAGTTTAGAAGGGGTATGTTGGAACTCCCTCCCTGCCACATTGGTGCTCTTGGTTTTAGCAACAAATTTAGCAcagaataacattttttttttaatttgcaggaCTTGGTTGAGCTCAGCCAGTTGGTGACTGAGTTTTCTCTCTTAGTCTGTGTAAGTATTAATTCTGCATTCTGTCCTACAGTCTCCTACAAAAAGAGGGTGCATGGGTAACTCCTAGGTGGGGTTGAGTGGGGACAAAAAAAGCTGAGGATGTATCTCTCCTGTGATTCAGGCTCTGCGAAGGTGATACTTCGAGGAGGCAGCAGTCTCTTCTTTCAGCACTAGTGCTGGGAGTTGCTCCCAAGTTCTTGTCACTAGAGCCTAGGATGTTCCTGCCAGTGCACATGGCCATGAGCTGAACCTTAGCGGAAGCTCTGCTGTGTTGACTGCAGCCTTCTACCCGGTCCTATTAGTTTTTACAATTTCTAATTGTAATGGTGGTGACAGCTTTTACTGCACAGGGTGTGTGTCAGGTATCTTTTCTCACTTAATCAGGAGTGCTAGAAAAATCCTCACCGTTATCATGCCCTTTCTCTGCTCTCACCACTTTGCCAAAATGTTTAGTTCTTCTTGTGCCATAGGGAATTTAAATGCACATTTCTCATCTTCTAGGAGAGTTCTTTAATCTCCTTGCTATTGGGTTAGTAGGGATAAATAACCTAGCTTTTATCTTTTCTGCTATGTGCTGCTTAATCTatacaaaaaaatccaagtaGGAACCATTAGACTagagagagagtgaaaaaaTGTTAATTCAGTATTCTAAGGTTAAAGGAAGAGGTCTTACTGGATTTTGCACTTAACCATCATTAGATGTAATAGCAAGCATCTAAGGTGGGTGCACTGCATTGTAGATGAATACCAGAGCTGGTGTACTGACCTAGCAGTTTCTGACTTAGGAAGAGGCAAAAAGTTCAGAATGCCTTTTATTTTAAGCTTAACATCAGCCATCTCATTATTTTGTGACATAAAACAGTCTGCGTGCTGCTCAGATTAGAATaagaacaaacaaacccacagaCCCCTTTATCTTCTGCTCCAGTGTTCCCTGGGAGAGACTTCAGGGGAACCTGACTGACTGCATTTGGAGAAAGGAtggaatatttttgtaaaatcaAACAGTAAAATACAGAGCAACATCAAGTATATTTTCCTTGCTGTCACTATTTCTGAAGTCGTTGTTTTTAATGTCATAATTAAATACTTCTTCTAAGATTTCTTGATGCAGCTTTGTATATTGGAGTTAGTACTGATCTTATAAATGCCCTTTATAGAATTTTATTAATGTGAGACTCAGCTGGAAAGAAAACAGGCTACTTtggattatttttccttttggactGTGAATTTGTCTATCTATAGAAAAGATTTAGAAGTAATTTTGAGTTGTTTTCTCTAACTGCAGTAAAACATTGTCTAATATCCACCCCATATTATTACTTAATAGTTTAGATTTTTTTGAAGTTAGTCTGTAGCTTCAGCAGAGTTTATCAGATGCTAATCATGGTGCACCACTaaggctgctgggagcagatgAAAGCTGCTGTGGGGCCCTGATTACAGGCATTAAAATGGTGTGTATTGGCtcactgctgcttcccagcaggtTCCCTCACTCTTAATTCCTTTGCATCTAGTCCCAGCAGGAGAAGATTGACAGGATTGAAGACCATGTCAACAGTGCTGCTGCGAATGTTGAAGAGGGAACCAAAAACTTGGGGAAGGTAGggatctgctcctgctggtgaATCAATGGTGCTCTGCCTCCCAGCCACCCTCTGTATTAACCCCATTGATCTGCCGTCTTTAATGCTGAGGGAACCAGCAATtaaggaaataaagaagaaatgaCCCACAGgtagcaggggaaaaaaaaaaatcaatctctCTTGTAATTTTCTATTGCATCCAGGCTGCTAGAAAATACAGTTATTTAATTTTGGGGGGGCTTTTTTAAACACTATTCTGATGGTTACTTTGCTATATATGTAAAGACAAGTGCAGTCAGTGACTGGCTCACAAGAATCACATAAACATTAAACAAGAGGCTGATGATAACCTGTCATTTCCATCCTGTTCCGCGTCAGTTGCTAAATAAACCCCAAAGCTGCAGTCAGGCCCATCACTGAAAAGTCTGAGCATTTTCTCAGTTTCTGATTTGATTTAAGGATGGAGACCAGGTAACACCCAATGTACACAGCAGCTAGAACCACGTGCATACACAACTGCATACACAAGACAGGATTTTGAATTGGTATTAGCATGTTCTGtcatacttttttaaaatactaatttgtAAAGTTTATTTATCACTGAGCATTCAAGTCAGTGCCAAGAGCAGTGAGGGGAAAATGCACATCGCCACAGGCAAGTATtctaactatttttttttttcctttacaggCTGCAAAATAcaagctggcagctctgcctgtggcaggTGCAGTCATTGGTGGAGTGGTGGGGGGTCCTATTGGTCTCCTTGCAGGCTTCAAAGTAGCAGGAATTGCAGCTGCACTTGgtggtgggattttgggctTCACAGGTGGAAAAttgatacaaagaaaaaaacaaaaaatgataGAGCAGGTCTCTTCCAGCTGTCCAGAGCTTTCTCACCAAAGTGCCAAAAAATCCAGCTGAAGTATAGATTCATTATGGCCAGGAATAACGGTGTAGTAGCTGAGCTAATGACAGACTTGCAGCCTTATGCTTTATATACAAGGCTGAATTGTGTAAATTTTGATGACAGTTCTGTTCCTTAGAAGGGCTGAAAGAGTTGTGTCagaatttctcttttcagaCATGGTGACATCAGTCCTCTGAAAATTATATGGATAACTTTAAATTATATAACTCTTAAGTAAGCTATATTCACAGCTGTAATAATGGGTGACAGGTGCTTCATGCCAAATTTGCACAAGTTGTCTTGCAGACAATGCAAAGAGATACTTGGAAAATCCTAGTGCTTTCCCATGAATGTCATGAGAAGCCGGAGCTTTTATTGTAGTGctgcaaagaaaaggaaataaatgccaTCATTCTTTCAGGCTCATGGTATTTTAAATTTACCTTAATTTATCTGGATTCCCAAACTCTTCCTCTTATATTCCCTAGGCTATAACTGACTATGCCTGTTCAATAATACACAGGGAAGCATGTGCTTTCATTAAAAAAGGTGAGAATGTTGAATTAGCATAGTAGGAAAAAGTTATGTATATATCACATCAGTATTGGAAGCAGcttctcccttttccaggcAAGACAGTTAATTTGTAAACTCCCCACCTTGCCCAAAGCGTAGTTGTGAATTGAACAGTCTAAGCAGCAACCATGCAGCACTGCTACTGGAGGGTAATAATTTCCCTTAGCTGTTCAGCTCCTTGGCTTGTCCTGAGAACACTGGACAGGATGAAGAGCCAAGCTCTGGCATTCTGAACCTGAAGCCTCACATTGTTGAAGCAGCACTTACTGCAAGATGTTGCCTTTGCTTCTGGAGCCCAGAGCGCCCTGGTGGGAGAGCCgaacagcttctctggaaggccgtgctgcagccaggcccaCTCTCCCCACGGGCTTTTTGTCCCTTGGGGGGGGTGTGAGGCCCCAGgccagcagagaagcagcaaggtcccttcactgccagccccagaggTGGCAGTGGGGTTGGAAATGTCAACCTGATGGAGCTTATGGTGTAAACCACCCTTGTTTGGACAGCTGCACTCTTGCATTACTCTCCAGTGccaaaatttctgcttccacCCACACTGCAGTGTAGCTGCTCAGCCTTTTCAAGATTTTGGGACATGCTGTGGAGCCTGTATGGGGTGAGATGCTGGCAGTGCTTTTACTTGCTTTTTATAATGGACCACATTATCTTGCCCTCCTTAAGAAGCCTTTTGCTTCTGCAGCTTCAATTCTTAAATGCAAAAGTATTAATGTATTGTTATTGTCATTTAATTGTACAGTTGTCACATAACTTACTGTTCAAACATGGTCCTACCTCCACCCTTTCAGGACACttcccacactgctgctgctactgTCTGGGGGAACAGAAATTGAGGTTGGGAAGCCGCTTTTTGAAGTTCTTAGATTAGTCAATTCATTCTGAGCTCTGCTTAAATTGTTTTCTTAGGTACACAGTGAAGTAAGTATTGAGGTAAGTCTCCCTAGCAGGGAGCATGGTCCAGGGAAGTGTACTATAGAAAGAGCTCCCTTTCAATAACCAGTACTTTGATATCATCACTGGAAATCACTGTCTGCTAATGACAGATGATGGGGTTTTGTGCCTAGAGACATTGTAAACAACTGTTAGTTACAGCACAAATAACTTCTTCTAAGCAGTTCTTCCTTATTActttcaaaatactgaaattgcTATCAGCCAGAGCATTATGTCTATTTTAAGTAGGTCTGAGATTCAGGGAAACAATGTGTGCAAGAATAGTTTTCACAAGTAATTGCAGACATTGTCAGAACTGCATGTGTTGAAGCCTTGGTGCCTGCACTGGTAAAATCAGCCGGAGTGCAAAACATGACCTGAGTAATTCAGCTCATTTGCTTCTGAAAGGCAAAAAGC comes from Lonchura striata isolate bLonStr1 chromosome 1, bLonStr1.mat, whole genome shotgun sequence and encodes:
- the STX17 gene encoding syntaxin-17 isoform X1, whose translation is MSEDEEKVKLRRIEPAIQKFIKVAIPTDLERLRKHQINIEKYQRCRLWDRLHEEHINAGRTVQQLRANMREMEKLCLRVRQEDIPVLQRMINPIKEEASIAIKDFLQLHSESAEVLQRQLKGQEDASLTRSATLGQETLYNTEVKDGSQSLIQIYSRLPEIPQEENAAESWESLEGDLVELSQLVTEFSLLVCSQQEKIDRIEDHVNSAAANVEEGTKNLGKAAKYKLAALPVAGAVIGGVVGGPIGLLAGFKVAGIAAALGGGILGFTGGKLIQRKKQKMIEQVSSSCPELSHQSAKKSS
- the STX17 gene encoding syntaxin-17 isoform X2; its protein translation is MSEDEEKVKLRRIEPAIQKFIKVAIPTDLERLRKHQINIEKYQRCRLWDRLHEEHINAGRTVQQLRANMREMEKLCLRVRQEDIPVLQRMINPIKEEASIAIKDFLQLHSESAEVLQRQLKGQEDASLTRSATLGQEVKDGSQSLIQIYSRLPEIPQEENAAESWESLEGDLVELSQLVTEFSLLVCSQQEKIDRIEDHVNSAAANVEEGTKNLGKAAKYKLAALPVAGAVIGGVVGGPIGLLAGFKVAGIAAALGGGILGFTGGKLIQRKKQKMIEQVSSSCPELSHQSAKKSS